A genomic window from Candidatus Polarisedimenticolia bacterium includes:
- a CDS encoding class I SAM-dependent methyltransferase: protein MEAKDRTVRVWGASPAGAIYAGGAEPGTREFFETARRRRNDYEIPWLAELVPFGATAGRDVLEIGCGAGFDAYDFCKAGARYTGIDITPENPRRTRAHLALYGLKPRVARADAEDLPFGADGFDVAFSNGVLHHTPDIAKSLREQHRVLRSGGEIWVILYHRNSVYYWFTLFLVEHLLYRGYRTRSFRERLSMIEFTTSDARPLVNVYSRGEVKRLLRDAGFAVESLRVRKLVVEDLPGLPLVGRLWRHVPRSWLDALGTLFGWYVIARGRRP, encoded by the coding sequence GTGGAAGCGAAGGATCGGACGGTCAGAGTCTGGGGAGCGTCGCCGGCCGGGGCGATCTATGCCGGCGGGGCCGAGCCGGGGACGCGGGAGTTTTTCGAGACGGCGCGGCGGCGCCGGAACGATTACGAGATTCCGTGGCTGGCGGAGCTGGTGCCGTTCGGCGCCACAGCCGGGCGGGACGTCCTGGAGATCGGCTGCGGCGCCGGCTTCGACGCCTACGATTTCTGCAAGGCGGGGGCGCGCTACACCGGGATCGACATCACCCCCGAGAACCCGCGGCGGACGCGGGCGCACCTGGCTCTCTACGGACTGAAGCCGAGGGTCGCGCGGGCCGATGCGGAAGACCTGCCGTTCGGCGCCGACGGCTTCGACGTGGCGTTCTCGAACGGGGTGCTGCACCACACGCCCGACATCGCGAAGAGCCTGCGCGAGCAGCACAGGGTCCTGAGGAGCGGGGGGGAGATCTGGGTCATCCTGTACCACAGGAACTCGGTCTACTACTGGTTCACGCTATTCCTCGTGGAGCACCTGCTCTATCGCGGCTACAGAACGCGGAGCTTCCGGGAGCGTCTGTCGATGATCGAGTTCACCACGAGCGATGCCCGCCCGCTGGTCAACGTCTACAGCCGGGGGGAAGTAAAAAGACTGCTGCGGGACGCCGGCTTCGCGGTCGAGTCGCTCCGGGTGAGAAAGCTCGTGGTCGAGGACCTGCCGGGCCTGCCGCTCGTGGGAAGGCTCTGGAGGCACGTCCCGCGATCGTGGCTCGACGCGCTCGGAACGCTGTTCGGCTGGTACGTCATCGCTCGGGGGCGGCGGCCGTGA